The stretch of DNA CCTGGGAGTCCTGGAGAGACACCCTTAAGGCTCCCTCTCGCCAGCTTCTACGTTCTTCTCCAAAGTTGAGAATCGCTTTCCTGTCCCCTCAAGCTCACTATCGCCCGAGGTATCATGGCCCCCAGGCCAGGGGGCGAGTGGAGCTCCGCCCTGTCCCACCTGGCGCTGGGAGCAGTGTGTCTGCATGCAGCCCTGAGCACTGCCCAGGCAAATCGAGGGGCCGCTGCTGGCTTCCTGCTCCAGGCCCTGGCTGCTGCCACCAAGCgggccccagggctgggcacagATGAAGACTGTCTTGCTGGCGCCTGGGTGGCCACTGTCATTGGCCTGCCCCTTCTGGCCTTCGATTTCCACTGGGTGAATGGGGACTGCTCCTCTGCAAACCTGCTCCTGGGAGGAGGCATGGTGTTGGCAGTGGCTGGTGAACACCTTGGCGCTGAGGGCCGCTCTGTGGCTGGTCAGGCGGTGGTGCTGGTGGTCGCAGTGACCATCCTCATTGTGGCCGTTTTCACGACCAACACTTACgggatgtggggaggggtggTGCTGGGCGCTGCAGGCCTCCTGAGCCGGCTGGAGGAGGACAATCTGCTGCTGCTGCCAAAGGAGGACGTCTGTCGCTGGGCCCTGGCTGGGGGCAGCTGGGCCTGCCACTGGGCCCTGCATACACAGCACCTGCAGTGGGAGTGATGCTTGCAGACAGCAAGGCTGCCATCCTCCCCCATCACAGGCCTGCTTCTAGGGCCTCCTCCTCTAGGGATAGACTCCTCTTCCTCCCAAAGCCAGCTTGCTGCAGAGTGACAGGTCAGGGGACAGAGTCTGGGCACTgtctcctcctccagctctgtgTGAGGACTTGCCTAGACCAAAATGAGGGGGACTGGGTCCCAGCACATTTTGGGGCCTGATTCTGGGCAGGCAATGGTGGTGGATCCAGAAAGAGGCTTGGTCTCTAATAAACCTTAGGgatttagcaggaaaaaaaaaaaaaaaaaataagggagaagTAAAACCGTCCttgtttgcatatgacatgattgTAGAAATGGAAATCCCAATATG from Hippopotamus amphibius kiboko isolate mHipAmp2 chromosome 10, mHipAmp2.hap2, whole genome shotgun sequence encodes:
- the LOC130830044 gene encoding transmembrane protein 276-like, which encodes MAPRPGGEWSSALSHLALGAVCLHAALSTAQANRGAAAGFLLQALAAATKRAPGLGTDEDCLAGAWVATVIGLPLLAFDFHWVNGDCSSANLLLGGGMVLAVAGEHLGAEGRSVAGQAVVLVVAVTILIVAVFTTNTYGMWGGVVLGAAGLLSRLEEDNLLLLPKEDVCRWALAGGSWACHWALHTQHLQWE